One window from the genome of bacterium encodes:
- a CDS encoding glycosyltransferase family 2 protein, with product MDSDSQDASVRIAKERGAIVVELDMSIPFTAARARNAGVNRLLEVEPDLQLIQFVDGDCEICPGWLEAAAEFFLESPGVAVLSGLLHERDRSASVYNRLADLEWQNMPVGEGHSSGGNMIVRRTVFERVGGFNEEMIGGEEPDLCSRIRAAGFGVYRLDRDMAIHDSAMFHFHQWWTRQVRSGHSYLELQTLREKGSRSPWARQIVSILFFGGALPLVVLLAAPVTAGASLVLLLVYPLLALRIALRQRQGGTPSADALLYGASCVVGKLPTAQGITTFLLNRFVLHRASTLMEYKGARSGNPDSGGGE from the coding sequence GTGGACAGTGACTCGCAGGATGCCAGCGTAAGGATCGCGAAGGAAAGGGGCGCGATCGTCGTCGAACTCGACATGAGCATCCCCTTCACTGCTGCTCGGGCCAGAAACGCGGGAGTAAACCGACTGCTCGAGGTAGAGCCTGACCTCCAGCTGATCCAGTTCGTGGACGGTGATTGCGAGATCTGTCCCGGGTGGCTCGAAGCAGCCGCAGAGTTCTTTCTCGAGAGCCCCGGAGTCGCAGTATTGTCGGGCTTGCTCCATGAACGCGATCGGTCCGCCAGTGTCTATAACCGTCTGGCTGATCTCGAGTGGCAGAACATGCCAGTTGGGGAGGGGCACTCCTCAGGTGGCAACATGATCGTCCGCCGCACCGTCTTCGAGCGGGTAGGCGGCTTCAACGAGGAGATGATCGGCGGAGAAGAGCCCGACCTCTGCAGTCGCATTCGCGCAGCTGGCTTCGGTGTCTATCGCCTCGACCGGGACATGGCAATCCACGACAGTGCGATGTTTCACTTTCACCAGTGGTGGACGCGCCAGGTGCGGTCGGGTCACAGCTACCTCGAGCTGCAGACTCTTCGAGAGAAGGGTTCACGATCTCCCTGGGCTCGGCAGATCGTCTCCATCCTCTTCTTTGGAGGTGCGCTGCCTCTGGTCGTTCTCCTCGCTGCCCCCGTCACGGCCGGAGCGAGCCTAGTGCTTCTCCTCGTGTACCCCCTACTCGCTCTGAGGATTGCGCTCAGGCAGCGGCAGGGGGGAACCCCGTCAGCCGACGCCCTGCTCTACGGGGCGTCTTGTGTCGTGGGCAAGCTGCCGACCGCGCAAGGCATCACTACGTTCCTGCTGAACCGATTCGTACTGCACCGCGCGAGCACGCTCATGGAGTACAAGGGCGCGCGGTCGGGAAATCCGGACTCTGGGGGGGGCGAGTGA
- a CDS encoding glycosyltransferase family 4 protein, with protein sequence MSERCNLEIVSTLRPDQPDRGMILRVSFGAWLGMTTIVRILRSGASLVDVHAVSGRDLLKHSAVLIGAKLVGRPSILRIHGGDFDPVYATSGSTAKRLIRWILRMPSRVVLLSDRWAETVRQIEPRTHTFVLPNAVDCDELAAIAEERPAEANSALMLGNLCERKGHFDALEALAAARKQHPSMELLLAGAERDEGAMAELEERARELGIEGSVHFLGPVFDQEKRSALKRAGIFLLPSHVENMPVSVMEAMGAGLPVIGSRVGAVPEMIEDGVTGFLMEARDRSSLKQRWIELLERPELRREMGMRGRDRAQQLWSRNLVGSRTADLYDELQPAG encoded by the coding sequence TTGAGTGAACGCTGCAACCTGGAGATCGTCAGCACGCTCAGGCCGGACCAGCCCGACCGAGGCATGATCCTGCGCGTCTCGTTTGGTGCCTGGCTGGGCATGACGACGATCGTCCGCATCTTGCGTTCCGGCGCCAGCCTGGTCGACGTCCACGCCGTGAGCGGCCGCGACCTCCTCAAACACTCGGCCGTCCTAATCGGCGCGAAGCTCGTTGGTCGCCCTTCGATTCTGCGTATCCACGGGGGTGACTTCGACCCCGTGTACGCAACATCCGGGTCCACCGCAAAGCGACTGATCCGCTGGATCCTGCGCATGCCGTCTCGAGTCGTGCTGCTCTCAGATAGATGGGCGGAAACGGTCCGCCAAATCGAACCTCGGACACACACGTTCGTGCTCCCGAACGCGGTCGATTGCGACGAACTCGCGGCAATCGCAGAAGAACGCCCCGCTGAGGCCAACAGCGCGCTCATGTTGGGCAATCTTTGTGAACGGAAAGGCCACTTCGATGCCCTGGAGGCGTTGGCCGCAGCCAGGAAGCAGCACCCGAGCATGGAGCTCCTTCTCGCTGGAGCCGAGCGAGACGAGGGCGCAATGGCGGAACTCGAGGAGCGCGCTCGCGAGCTGGGGATCGAGGGAAGCGTTCACTTTCTCGGACCCGTCTTCGACCAGGAGAAGCGCTCCGCACTGAAACGGGCGGGGATCTTTCTCCTCCCATCGCACGTCGAGAACATGCCCGTATCCGTCATGGAGGCGATGGGCGCGGGACTTCCCGTAATCGGCTCACGCGTGGGCGCAGTCCCCGAGATGATCGAGGATGGAGTCACCGGCTTCCTGATGGAAGCGCGAGACCGATCCTCACTGAAGCAGCGCTGGATCGAGCTGCTGGAGCGCCCGGAACTGCGCCGCGAGATGGGAATGCGCGGACGCGATCGCGCCCAACAGCTCTGGAGCCGGAACCTCGTGGGCAGCCGAACCGCCGACCTCTACGACGAACTCCAGCCCGCAGGCTGA